Below is a window of Mycolicibacterium rhodesiae NBB3 DNA.
AGCTCGTGCGTGCCTTGGCGTCTCTGGGCTGAATTGTCGGCTCGGCCGACGTGGGCTGAATTGTCGGCTCGGCCGACGTGGGCTGACAAGTCGGCTCAATCCGCTACGCGCAGAACAACTTTGCCTGAAACTTCACCGGACTCCAGTAGTTCGTGCGCGGCGCCGGCCTGTTCGATTCCGAACTCGGCGCCGATGATCGGGCGGACCTGCCCGTCGGCGATCATCGGCCAGACGTTGGCGACCACCTCGGTGACGATGTCGGCCTTGCTTCCCGGACCGCTCACCGGGCGCGACCGCAGCGCAGTCGCGATCACGCCCGCCCGCTTGCCCAGCAGCTTGGCAATGTTCAGTTCACCCTTGATACCGCCCTGCATCCCGATGATCACCAGCCGGCCGTCGGGAGCGAGCGCGTCGATATTGCGGTCGAGGTAGGAGGCGCCCATGATGTCGAGAATCACGTCGGCGCCGGCCCCGCCGGACTCTGTGCGGACTCGCTCGACGAAGTCCTCGTCGCGGTACCCGATGGTGATTTCTGCACCGAGCTCGGCGCACAGTTCCAGCTTGTTCTTCGCCCCCGCCGTGACTGCAACCCGGTTGCCCAGCGCACCGGCCACCTGAATCGCATGCGTCCCGATACCGCTCGCGCCACCGTGGACCAGGACCAGCTGGCCGGCCCGCAGGCCTGCGGTCATGACCAGGTTCGACCACACCGTGCAGGCGACTTCGGGCAGGGCGGCGGCCTCGTGAAGCTCGACCGTTTCCGGGATCGGCATCACCTGCTCGGCGGGTACGGCGACGTACTCCGCGTAGCCCCCGCCGGCCAGCAACGCGCATACCGGTTGCTCGGCGTCCCAACCGGTGACTCCGTCGCCCAACCTCGCGACCGT
It encodes the following:
- a CDS encoding NAD(P)H-quinone oxidoreductase gives rise to the protein MQAIMADSKGQLTWQEVTDVAPREGEVLIKVSAAGVNRADLLQAAGKYPPPPGASEIIGLEVSGTVARLGDGVTGWDAEQPVCALLAGGGYAEYVAVPAEQVMPIPETVELHEAAALPEVACTVWSNLVMTAGLRAGQLVLVHGGASGIGTHAIQVAGALGNRVAVTAGAKNKLELCAELGAEITIGYRDEDFVERVRTESGGAGADVILDIMGASYLDRNIDALAPDGRLVIIGMQGGIKGELNIAKLLGKRAGVIATALRSRPVSGPGSKADIVTEVVANVWPMIADGQVRPIIGAEFGIEQAGAAHELLESGEVSGKVVLRVAD